A stretch of Panthera tigris isolate Pti1 chromosome E2, P.tigris_Pti1_mat1.1, whole genome shotgun sequence DNA encodes these proteins:
- the ZNF446 gene encoding zinc finger protein 446 isoform X2: MPVMTVSTQRSNGGPHQGTHWSHAREVAEVDRSGCLNGSESASFRDRREASLCQTILPRPSLPASQEDRVTLWPLPWKRMVAGWCPLAVTKRIAPRQELSHKRGLGRGGGGVLALNGHKVTLLPPPHLPIGAGSAVHMRRILTYPPSRLLVSFVGYKKTPSTTMPSPLGPPRLPSVDPVATLEEPEAARLRFRGFCYQEVAGPREALARLRELCRQWLRPEACSKEQMLELLVLEQFLGTLPPEIQAWVRGQRPGSPEEAVALVEGLQHNPGQLLGWITAHVLKQVVLPAAQKIEESLGRPQPSGTVELLRATSGEEPQDTQMEGSPQLSCSVKEEPDADGQEMAPSSPPHPSQSREGYPGHREPAATSFHPPRIQEEWGLLDRSQKELYWDAMLEKYGTVVSLGLPAPLPEARVESEPGVLRSGTEGQRSLHPGECFSMRSEPPVAWWSGSLSAPTHLVGGDGIVKDTGLPGTANSPSPGDESESHCEGPPRCPEAQPPQGPRPVTWEGPSGASVSTRATPGAGLEAGAPRRKPYTCELCGRGFDWKSVFVIHHRTHADGQATRAPVLAVGGAQKLPPGSREPGTPRHLRRALPGPRSYGCEECGRSFSWKSQLVIHRKSHTGQRRHFCGDCGRSFDWKSQLVIHRKSHRPEAP; the protein is encoded by the exons ATGCCTGTTATGACTGTGAGCACTCAG AGGTCGAATGGAGGACCCCATCAGGGGACTCACTGGAGTCATGCTCGAGAGGTGGCAGAGGTCGACAGATCAGGCTGTCTTAATGGGTCGGAGTCGGCTTCCTTCAGGGACCGCCGGGAGGCGAGTCTCTGCCAAACCATACTACCCAGGCCATCACTTCCGGCCTCCCAGGAGGACAGGGTGACGCTCTGGCCGTTGCCTTGGAAACGGATGGTGGCGGGCTGGTGTCCTCTAGCGGTTACCAAGAGGATTGCTCCGCGACAAGAACTAAGCCAcaagagggggctggggaggggcggaggtgGGGTGCTAGCTCTGAATGGCCATAAGGTCacgctcctccccccacctcacttgCCAATAGGAGCCGGGTCCGCTGTGCACATGCGCAGGATTCTAACGTACCCTCCATCACGGCTGTTG GTCTCTTTTGTTGGCTACAAGAAGACACCCAGTACAACAATGCCATCCCCACTGGGCCCCCCACGCCTGCCCTCTGTGGACCCTGTGGCCACTCTGGAGGAGCCCGAGGCAGCACGCCTGCGTTTCCGGGGATTCTGCTACCAGGAGGTGGCAGGTCCCCGTGAGGCCCTGGCGCGGCTGCGAGAACTGTGCCGCCAGTGGCTGCGGCCGGAGGCATGCTCCAAGGAGCAGATGCTGGAGCTGCTGGTGCTGGAGCAGTTCCTGGGCACGCTGCCCCCTGAGATCCAGGCCTGGGTGCGGGGCCAGCGGCCAGGCAGCCCTGAGGAGGCTGTAGCCCTGGTCGAGGGCCTACAGCATAACCCTGGGCAGCTGCTGGGCTGG ATCACAGCCCATGTCCTGAAGCAAGTGGTGCTCCCAGCGGCACAGAAGATAGAGGAGTCCTTGGGGAGACCCCAGCCTTCAGGGACAGTGGAACTTCTCAGGGCAACCTCTGGGGAGGAGCCACAGGACACCCAGATGGAGGGGTCTCCCCAGCTCAGCTGCAGTGTGAAGGAGGAGCCTGATGCTGATGGGCAGGAGATGG CACCTTCCAGCCCCCCACATCCATCCCAGTCCCGCGAGGGGTACCCAGGACACCGGGAACCAGCCGCCacctccttccacccacccagGATTCAG GAGGAGTGGGGGCTACTGGACCGGTCACAGAAGGAACTGTACTGGGACGCGATGCTGGAGAAGTATGGCACGGTGGTCTCCCTGG GGTTACCGGCCCCCTTGCCAGAGGCACGGGTTGAGTCGGAGCCAGGGGTACTGCGCTCGGGGACAGAGGGTCAAAGAAGCCTCCACCCGGGTGAGTGCTTCTCCATGCGATCTGAACCGCCTGTTGCCTGGTGGAGTGGGAGCTTGTCTGCCCCCACACACCTGGTGGGAGGGGATGGGATTGTCAAGGACACTGGGCTACCTGGGACTGCCAACTCTCCTTCCCCAGGAGATGAGAGTGAGAGTCACTGTGAGGGTCCACCCCGCTGCCCAGAGGCCCAgccaccccagggccccaggcctgTCACCTGGGAGGGCCCATCTGGGGCCTCCGTCTCCACCAGGGCTACACCgggagcagggctggaggccGGTGCCCCGCGGAGGAAGCCTTACACCTGTGAGCTGTGCGGCCGAGGCTTTGATTGGAAATCGGTGTTTGTCATCCACCACCGGACGCATGCGGATGGGCAGGCCACGCGGGCCCCGGTGCTGGCTGTTGGGGGTGCTCAGAAGCTGCCACCAGGTTCCCGGGAGCCGGGCACACCACGCCACCTTCGGCGTGCACTCCCAGGCCCCCGGAGCTATGGGTGTGAGGAATGTGGGCGCAGCTTCAGCTGGAAGTCTCAATTGGTCATCCACCGCAAGAGCCACACAGGCCAGCGGCGCCACTTCTGTGGCGACTGTGGCCGCAGCTTCGACTGGAAGTCCCAGCTGGTCATCCACAGGAAGAGCCACCGGCCGGAGGCCCCATGA
- the ZNF446 gene encoding zinc finger protein 446 isoform X1, protein MPVMTVSTQRSNGGPHQGTHWSHAREVAEVDRSGCLNGSESASFRDRREASLCQTILPRPSLPASQEDRVTLWPLPWKRMVAGWCPLAVTKRIAPRQELSHKRGLGRGGGGVLALNGHKVTLLPPPHLPIGAGSAVHMRRILTYPPSRLLVSFVGYKKTPSTTMPSPLGPPRLPSVDPVATLEEPEAARLRFRGFCYQEVAGPREALARLRELCRQWLRPEACSKEQMLELLVLEQFLGTLPPEIQAWVRGQRPGSPEEAVALVEGLQHNPGQLLGWITAHVLKQVVLPAAQKIEESLGRPQPSGTVELLRATSGEEPQDTQMEGSPQLSCSVKEEPDADGQEMAPSSPPHPSQSREGYPGHREPAATSFHPPRIQEEWGLLDRSQKELYWDAMLEKYGTVVSLAGLPAPLPEARVESEPGVLRSGTEGQRSLHPGECFSMRSEPPVAWWSGSLSAPTHLVGGDGIVKDTGLPGTANSPSPGDESESHCEGPPRCPEAQPPQGPRPVTWEGPSGASVSTRATPGAGLEAGAPRRKPYTCELCGRGFDWKSVFVIHHRTHADGQATRAPVLAVGGAQKLPPGSREPGTPRHLRRALPGPRSYGCEECGRSFSWKSQLVIHRKSHTGQRRHFCGDCGRSFDWKSQLVIHRKSHRPEAP, encoded by the exons ATGCCTGTTATGACTGTGAGCACTCAG AGGTCGAATGGAGGACCCCATCAGGGGACTCACTGGAGTCATGCTCGAGAGGTGGCAGAGGTCGACAGATCAGGCTGTCTTAATGGGTCGGAGTCGGCTTCCTTCAGGGACCGCCGGGAGGCGAGTCTCTGCCAAACCATACTACCCAGGCCATCACTTCCGGCCTCCCAGGAGGACAGGGTGACGCTCTGGCCGTTGCCTTGGAAACGGATGGTGGCGGGCTGGTGTCCTCTAGCGGTTACCAAGAGGATTGCTCCGCGACAAGAACTAAGCCAcaagagggggctggggaggggcggaggtgGGGTGCTAGCTCTGAATGGCCATAAGGTCacgctcctccccccacctcacttgCCAATAGGAGCCGGGTCCGCTGTGCACATGCGCAGGATTCTAACGTACCCTCCATCACGGCTGTTG GTCTCTTTTGTTGGCTACAAGAAGACACCCAGTACAACAATGCCATCCCCACTGGGCCCCCCACGCCTGCCCTCTGTGGACCCTGTGGCCACTCTGGAGGAGCCCGAGGCAGCACGCCTGCGTTTCCGGGGATTCTGCTACCAGGAGGTGGCAGGTCCCCGTGAGGCCCTGGCGCGGCTGCGAGAACTGTGCCGCCAGTGGCTGCGGCCGGAGGCATGCTCCAAGGAGCAGATGCTGGAGCTGCTGGTGCTGGAGCAGTTCCTGGGCACGCTGCCCCCTGAGATCCAGGCCTGGGTGCGGGGCCAGCGGCCAGGCAGCCCTGAGGAGGCTGTAGCCCTGGTCGAGGGCCTACAGCATAACCCTGGGCAGCTGCTGGGCTGG ATCACAGCCCATGTCCTGAAGCAAGTGGTGCTCCCAGCGGCACAGAAGATAGAGGAGTCCTTGGGGAGACCCCAGCCTTCAGGGACAGTGGAACTTCTCAGGGCAACCTCTGGGGAGGAGCCACAGGACACCCAGATGGAGGGGTCTCCCCAGCTCAGCTGCAGTGTGAAGGAGGAGCCTGATGCTGATGGGCAGGAGATGG CACCTTCCAGCCCCCCACATCCATCCCAGTCCCGCGAGGGGTACCCAGGACACCGGGAACCAGCCGCCacctccttccacccacccagGATTCAG GAGGAGTGGGGGCTACTGGACCGGTCACAGAAGGAACTGTACTGGGACGCGATGCTGGAGAAGTATGGCACGGTGGTCTCCCTGG CAGGGTTACCGGCCCCCTTGCCAGAGGCACGGGTTGAGTCGGAGCCAGGGGTACTGCGCTCGGGGACAGAGGGTCAAAGAAGCCTCCACCCGGGTGAGTGCTTCTCCATGCGATCTGAACCGCCTGTTGCCTGGTGGAGTGGGAGCTTGTCTGCCCCCACACACCTGGTGGGAGGGGATGGGATTGTCAAGGACACTGGGCTACCTGGGACTGCCAACTCTCCTTCCCCAGGAGATGAGAGTGAGAGTCACTGTGAGGGTCCACCCCGCTGCCCAGAGGCCCAgccaccccagggccccaggcctgTCACCTGGGAGGGCCCATCTGGGGCCTCCGTCTCCACCAGGGCTACACCgggagcagggctggaggccGGTGCCCCGCGGAGGAAGCCTTACACCTGTGAGCTGTGCGGCCGAGGCTTTGATTGGAAATCGGTGTTTGTCATCCACCACCGGACGCATGCGGATGGGCAGGCCACGCGGGCCCCGGTGCTGGCTGTTGGGGGTGCTCAGAAGCTGCCACCAGGTTCCCGGGAGCCGGGCACACCACGCCACCTTCGGCGTGCACTCCCAGGCCCCCGGAGCTATGGGTGTGAGGAATGTGGGCGCAGCTTCAGCTGGAAGTCTCAATTGGTCATCCACCGCAAGAGCCACACAGGCCAGCGGCGCCACTTCTGTGGCGACTGTGGCCGCAGCTTCGACTGGAAGTCCCAGCTGGTCATCCACAGGAAGAGCCACCGGCCGGAGGCCCCATGA
- the ZNF446 gene encoding zinc finger protein 446 isoform X4, whose product MPVMTVSTQRSNGGPHQGTHWSHAREVAEVDRSGCLNGSESASFRDRREASLCQTILPRPSLPASQEDRVTLWPLPWKRMVAGWCPLAVTKRIAPRQELSHKRGLGRGGGGVLALNGHKVTLLPPPHLPIGAGSAVHMRRILTYPPSRLLITAHVLKQVVLPAAQKIEESLGRPQPSGTVELLRATSGEEPQDTQMEGSPQLSCSVKEEPDADGQEMAPSSPPHPSQSREGYPGHREPAATSFHPPRIQEEWGLLDRSQKELYWDAMLEKYGTVVSLAGLPAPLPEARVESEPGVLRSGTEGQRSLHPGECFSMRSEPPVAWWSGSLSAPTHLVGGDGIVKDTGLPGTANSPSPGDESESHCEGPPRCPEAQPPQGPRPVTWEGPSGASVSTRATPGAGLEAGAPRRKPYTCELCGRGFDWKSVFVIHHRTHADGQATRAPVLAVGGAQKLPPGSREPGTPRHLRRALPGPRSYGCEECGRSFSWKSQLVIHRKSHTGQRRHFCGDCGRSFDWKSQLVIHRKSHRPEAP is encoded by the exons ATGCCTGTTATGACTGTGAGCACTCAG AGGTCGAATGGAGGACCCCATCAGGGGACTCACTGGAGTCATGCTCGAGAGGTGGCAGAGGTCGACAGATCAGGCTGTCTTAATGGGTCGGAGTCGGCTTCCTTCAGGGACCGCCGGGAGGCGAGTCTCTGCCAAACCATACTACCCAGGCCATCACTTCCGGCCTCCCAGGAGGACAGGGTGACGCTCTGGCCGTTGCCTTGGAAACGGATGGTGGCGGGCTGGTGTCCTCTAGCGGTTACCAAGAGGATTGCTCCGCGACAAGAACTAAGCCAcaagagggggctggggaggggcggaggtgGGGTGCTAGCTCTGAATGGCCATAAGGTCacgctcctccccccacctcacttgCCAATAGGAGCCGGGTCCGCTGTGCACATGCGCAGGATTCTAACGTACCCTCCATCACGGCTGTTG ATCACAGCCCATGTCCTGAAGCAAGTGGTGCTCCCAGCGGCACAGAAGATAGAGGAGTCCTTGGGGAGACCCCAGCCTTCAGGGACAGTGGAACTTCTCAGGGCAACCTCTGGGGAGGAGCCACAGGACACCCAGATGGAGGGGTCTCCCCAGCTCAGCTGCAGTGTGAAGGAGGAGCCTGATGCTGATGGGCAGGAGATGG CACCTTCCAGCCCCCCACATCCATCCCAGTCCCGCGAGGGGTACCCAGGACACCGGGAACCAGCCGCCacctccttccacccacccagGATTCAG GAGGAGTGGGGGCTACTGGACCGGTCACAGAAGGAACTGTACTGGGACGCGATGCTGGAGAAGTATGGCACGGTGGTCTCCCTGG CAGGGTTACCGGCCCCCTTGCCAGAGGCACGGGTTGAGTCGGAGCCAGGGGTACTGCGCTCGGGGACAGAGGGTCAAAGAAGCCTCCACCCGGGTGAGTGCTTCTCCATGCGATCTGAACCGCCTGTTGCCTGGTGGAGTGGGAGCTTGTCTGCCCCCACACACCTGGTGGGAGGGGATGGGATTGTCAAGGACACTGGGCTACCTGGGACTGCCAACTCTCCTTCCCCAGGAGATGAGAGTGAGAGTCACTGTGAGGGTCCACCCCGCTGCCCAGAGGCCCAgccaccccagggccccaggcctgTCACCTGGGAGGGCCCATCTGGGGCCTCCGTCTCCACCAGGGCTACACCgggagcagggctggaggccGGTGCCCCGCGGAGGAAGCCTTACACCTGTGAGCTGTGCGGCCGAGGCTTTGATTGGAAATCGGTGTTTGTCATCCACCACCGGACGCATGCGGATGGGCAGGCCACGCGGGCCCCGGTGCTGGCTGTTGGGGGTGCTCAGAAGCTGCCACCAGGTTCCCGGGAGCCGGGCACACCACGCCACCTTCGGCGTGCACTCCCAGGCCCCCGGAGCTATGGGTGTGAGGAATGTGGGCGCAGCTTCAGCTGGAAGTCTCAATTGGTCATCCACCGCAAGAGCCACACAGGCCAGCGGCGCCACTTCTGTGGCGACTGTGGCCGCAGCTTCGACTGGAAGTCCCAGCTGGTCATCCACAGGAAGAGCCACCGGCCGGAGGCCCCATGA
- the ZNF446 gene encoding zinc finger protein 446 isoform X5, translating into MPSPLGPPRLPSVDPVATLEEPEAARLRFRGFCYQEVAGPREALARLRELCRQWLRPEACSKEQMLELLVLEQFLGTLPPEIQAWVRGQRPGSPEEAVALVEGLQHNPGQLLGWITAHVLKQVVLPAAQKIEESLGRPQPSGTVELLRATSGEEPQDTQMEGSPQLSCSVKEEPDADGQEMAPSSPPHPSQSREGYPGHREPAATSFHPPRIQEEWGLLDRSQKELYWDAMLEKYGTVVSLAGLPAPLPEARVESEPGVLRSGTEGQRSLHPGECFSMRSEPPVAWWSGSLSAPTHLVGGDGIVKDTGLPGTANSPSPGDESESHCEGPPRCPEAQPPQGPRPVTWEGPSGASVSTRATPGAGLEAGAPRRKPYTCELCGRGFDWKSVFVIHHRTHADGQATRAPVLAVGGAQKLPPGSREPGTPRHLRRALPGPRSYGCEECGRSFSWKSQLVIHRKSHTGQRRHFCGDCGRSFDWKSQLVIHRKSHRPEAP; encoded by the exons ATGCCATCCCCACTGGGCCCCCCACGCCTGCCCTCTGTGGACCCTGTGGCCACTCTGGAGGAGCCCGAGGCAGCACGCCTGCGTTTCCGGGGATTCTGCTACCAGGAGGTGGCAGGTCCCCGTGAGGCCCTGGCGCGGCTGCGAGAACTGTGCCGCCAGTGGCTGCGGCCGGAGGCATGCTCCAAGGAGCAGATGCTGGAGCTGCTGGTGCTGGAGCAGTTCCTGGGCACGCTGCCCCCTGAGATCCAGGCCTGGGTGCGGGGCCAGCGGCCAGGCAGCCCTGAGGAGGCTGTAGCCCTGGTCGAGGGCCTACAGCATAACCCTGGGCAGCTGCTGGGCTGG ATCACAGCCCATGTCCTGAAGCAAGTGGTGCTCCCAGCGGCACAGAAGATAGAGGAGTCCTTGGGGAGACCCCAGCCTTCAGGGACAGTGGAACTTCTCAGGGCAACCTCTGGGGAGGAGCCACAGGACACCCAGATGGAGGGGTCTCCCCAGCTCAGCTGCAGTGTGAAGGAGGAGCCTGATGCTGATGGGCAGGAGATGG CACCTTCCAGCCCCCCACATCCATCCCAGTCCCGCGAGGGGTACCCAGGACACCGGGAACCAGCCGCCacctccttccacccacccagGATTCAG GAGGAGTGGGGGCTACTGGACCGGTCACAGAAGGAACTGTACTGGGACGCGATGCTGGAGAAGTATGGCACGGTGGTCTCCCTGG CAGGGTTACCGGCCCCCTTGCCAGAGGCACGGGTTGAGTCGGAGCCAGGGGTACTGCGCTCGGGGACAGAGGGTCAAAGAAGCCTCCACCCGGGTGAGTGCTTCTCCATGCGATCTGAACCGCCTGTTGCCTGGTGGAGTGGGAGCTTGTCTGCCCCCACACACCTGGTGGGAGGGGATGGGATTGTCAAGGACACTGGGCTACCTGGGACTGCCAACTCTCCTTCCCCAGGAGATGAGAGTGAGAGTCACTGTGAGGGTCCACCCCGCTGCCCAGAGGCCCAgccaccccagggccccaggcctgTCACCTGGGAGGGCCCATCTGGGGCCTCCGTCTCCACCAGGGCTACACCgggagcagggctggaggccGGTGCCCCGCGGAGGAAGCCTTACACCTGTGAGCTGTGCGGCCGAGGCTTTGATTGGAAATCGGTGTTTGTCATCCACCACCGGACGCATGCGGATGGGCAGGCCACGCGGGCCCCGGTGCTGGCTGTTGGGGGTGCTCAGAAGCTGCCACCAGGTTCCCGGGAGCCGGGCACACCACGCCACCTTCGGCGTGCACTCCCAGGCCCCCGGAGCTATGGGTGTGAGGAATGTGGGCGCAGCTTCAGCTGGAAGTCTCAATTGGTCATCCACCGCAAGAGCCACACAGGCCAGCGGCGCCACTTCTGTGGCGACTGTGGCCGCAGCTTCGACTGGAAGTCCCAGCTGGTCATCCACAGGAAGAGCCACCGGCCGGAGGCCCCATGA
- the ZNF446 gene encoding zinc finger protein 446 isoform X3, protein MPVMTVSTQRSNGGPHQGTHWSHAREVAEVDRSGCLNGSESASFRDRREASLCQTILPRPSLPASQEDRVTLWPLPWKRMVAGWCPLAVTKRIAPRQELSHKRGLGRGGGGVLALNGHKVTLLPPPHLPIGAGSAVHMRRILTYPPSRLLVSFVGYKKTPSTTMPSPLGPPRLPSVDPVATLEEPEAARLRFRGFCYQEVAGPREALARLRELCRQWLRPEACSKEQMLELLVLEQFLGTLPPEIQAWVRGQRPGSPEEAVALVEGLQHNPGQLLGWITAHVLKQVVLPAAQKIEESLGRPQPSGTVELLRATSGEEPQDTQMEGSPQLSCSVKEEPDADGQEMAPSSPPHPSQSREGYPGHREPAATSFHPPRIQEEWGLLDRSQKELYWDAMLEKYGTVVSLAGLPAPLPEARVESEPGVLRSGTEGQRSLHPGDESESHCEGPPRCPEAQPPQGPRPVTWEGPSGASVSTRATPGAGLEAGAPRRKPYTCELCGRGFDWKSVFVIHHRTHADGQATRAPVLAVGGAQKLPPGSREPGTPRHLRRALPGPRSYGCEECGRSFSWKSQLVIHRKSHTGQRRHFCGDCGRSFDWKSQLVIHRKSHRPEAP, encoded by the exons ATGCCTGTTATGACTGTGAGCACTCAG AGGTCGAATGGAGGACCCCATCAGGGGACTCACTGGAGTCATGCTCGAGAGGTGGCAGAGGTCGACAGATCAGGCTGTCTTAATGGGTCGGAGTCGGCTTCCTTCAGGGACCGCCGGGAGGCGAGTCTCTGCCAAACCATACTACCCAGGCCATCACTTCCGGCCTCCCAGGAGGACAGGGTGACGCTCTGGCCGTTGCCTTGGAAACGGATGGTGGCGGGCTGGTGTCCTCTAGCGGTTACCAAGAGGATTGCTCCGCGACAAGAACTAAGCCAcaagagggggctggggaggggcggaggtgGGGTGCTAGCTCTGAATGGCCATAAGGTCacgctcctccccccacctcacttgCCAATAGGAGCCGGGTCCGCTGTGCACATGCGCAGGATTCTAACGTACCCTCCATCACGGCTGTTG GTCTCTTTTGTTGGCTACAAGAAGACACCCAGTACAACAATGCCATCCCCACTGGGCCCCCCACGCCTGCCCTCTGTGGACCCTGTGGCCACTCTGGAGGAGCCCGAGGCAGCACGCCTGCGTTTCCGGGGATTCTGCTACCAGGAGGTGGCAGGTCCCCGTGAGGCCCTGGCGCGGCTGCGAGAACTGTGCCGCCAGTGGCTGCGGCCGGAGGCATGCTCCAAGGAGCAGATGCTGGAGCTGCTGGTGCTGGAGCAGTTCCTGGGCACGCTGCCCCCTGAGATCCAGGCCTGGGTGCGGGGCCAGCGGCCAGGCAGCCCTGAGGAGGCTGTAGCCCTGGTCGAGGGCCTACAGCATAACCCTGGGCAGCTGCTGGGCTGG ATCACAGCCCATGTCCTGAAGCAAGTGGTGCTCCCAGCGGCACAGAAGATAGAGGAGTCCTTGGGGAGACCCCAGCCTTCAGGGACAGTGGAACTTCTCAGGGCAACCTCTGGGGAGGAGCCACAGGACACCCAGATGGAGGGGTCTCCCCAGCTCAGCTGCAGTGTGAAGGAGGAGCCTGATGCTGATGGGCAGGAGATGG CACCTTCCAGCCCCCCACATCCATCCCAGTCCCGCGAGGGGTACCCAGGACACCGGGAACCAGCCGCCacctccttccacccacccagGATTCAG GAGGAGTGGGGGCTACTGGACCGGTCACAGAAGGAACTGTACTGGGACGCGATGCTGGAGAAGTATGGCACGGTGGTCTCCCTGG CAGGGTTACCGGCCCCCTTGCCAGAGGCACGGGTTGAGTCGGAGCCAGGGGTACTGCGCTCGGGGACAGAGGGTCAAAGAAGCCTCCACCCGG GAGATGAGAGTGAGAGTCACTGTGAGGGTCCACCCCGCTGCCCAGAGGCCCAgccaccccagggccccaggcctgTCACCTGGGAGGGCCCATCTGGGGCCTCCGTCTCCACCAGGGCTACACCgggagcagggctggaggccGGTGCCCCGCGGAGGAAGCCTTACACCTGTGAGCTGTGCGGCCGAGGCTTTGATTGGAAATCGGTGTTTGTCATCCACCACCGGACGCATGCGGATGGGCAGGCCACGCGGGCCCCGGTGCTGGCTGTTGGGGGTGCTCAGAAGCTGCCACCAGGTTCCCGGGAGCCGGGCACACCACGCCACCTTCGGCGTGCACTCCCAGGCCCCCGGAGCTATGGGTGTGAGGAATGTGGGCGCAGCTTCAGCTGGAAGTCTCAATTGGTCATCCACCGCAAGAGCCACACAGGCCAGCGGCGCCACTTCTGTGGCGACTGTGGCCGCAGCTTCGACTGGAAGTCCCAGCTGGTCATCCACAGGAAGAGCCACCGGCCGGAGGCCCCATGA